Below is a genomic region from Kribbella qitaiheensis.
CCTGCGTACGGCGGAGGCCGTCGTCGCGGACGCGGGCAGTCTCGGCATCGTGATCGGCGGCTCCGGCAACGGCGAGCAGATCGCCGCGAACAAGGTGAAGGGGGTCCGGGCCGCGCTGGCCTGGAGCACCGAGACCGCGAAACTCGGCCGCGAGCACAACAACGCCAACGTGATCAGCGTCGGCGCCCGGATGCACAGCGAGGCGGACGCGACCTCGTTCGTCGACCTGTTCCTGACCACCGGCTACTCCGGCGAAGAGCGGCACACCCGCCGGATCGAGATGCTCGACGGCTACGAGGAGACCGGCGAACTGCCGCCCTTGCCGTCGTCCTGAGGTGGCTGAGCCGGTCGCTCCGCCGACGGCTCTGAAGGGCGCGGCCGGGAGACATCCCGGGCGCGCATCGAGCGGCCGGTACCGACCACCGCCGGAGTGGGCGCACCGCCCCGGCCTTTGCCTGCTGTCACACCCATAAGAGGAATCATGCCCGAAGGTCACACCCTGCACCGGCTGGCGAATGACGTCTGGGACGCCTTCGGCGGCCGGATCGTCCAGGCCTCGAGCCCGCAGGGCCGGTTCGTCGACGGCGCCGCGCTGCTGAACGGGCATGTCCTGCGGCAGACCGAGGCACACGGCAAGCACTTCCTGGCCGAGTTCGAAGGGGCCGGCTGGCTGCACATCCACCTCGGCCTGATCGGCAAGGTCGGCTTCGGTCCGGCGCCGGTACCGGACCCGGTCGGCCAGGTGCGGCTCCGGCTGCAGAACGCGACGTCGTACGCCGATCTGCGCGGCGCGACCGTCTGCGAAGTCTTGACCGATGGTGAACGCGACAAACTGATCTCCCGGCTCGGCCCGGACCCGTTGCGCGACGATGCCGACCCGGAGTTGGCCTGGAAGCGGATCCATCGCAGCAAGCTGCCGATCGGCCGGTTGCTGATGGACCAGGAGGTGCTCAGCGGGGTCGGCAACGTGTAC
It encodes:
- a CDS encoding ribose-5-phosphate isomerase, which gives rise to MRVHIGSDHAGFELKNHLVEHLTGAGHDVVDHGPAVFDAVDDYPPYCLRTAEAVVADAGSLGIVIGGSGNGEQIAANKVKGVRAALAWSTETAKLGREHNNANVISVGARMHSEADATSFVDLFLTTGYSGEERHTRRIEMLDGYEETGELPPLPSS
- a CDS encoding Fpg/Nei family DNA glycosylase gives rise to the protein MPEGHTLHRLANDVWDAFGGRIVQASSPQGRFVDGAALLNGHVLRQTEAHGKHFLAEFEGAGWLHIHLGLIGKVGFGPAPVPDPVGQVRLRLQNATSYADLRGATVCEVLTDGERDKLISRLGPDPLRDDADPELAWKRIHRSKLPIGRLLMDQEVLSGVGNVYRAEVLFRAKLNPMTTGNVVKKREWQGMWDDLLELMKYGVETGRIDTVAADHTPEAMGRDPRRDDHGGEVYVYRRQGQRCHVCDSVIRTEILEGRNLFWCPKCQRTGLTRKKL